Part of the Verrucomicrobiota bacterium genome, GAAGCGACTGTGCTGGCGCTTGCGCACCGGCAGTCTCGAAGAAGTCGGCAGGCATCTGGACGCAAGCTTGAAGGAACGAATTGCGCGAGGCGAGGTGCGGCGGGAGCCCCGGTGGACGGAGAGTTTGGCGGTTGGGAGCCTTGGCTTTCTGGAAGAGGTGAAGCCGTTAATCCTTTCCAGACGCGAGATGGAGATCGTAGCGGCAGACGATGATTTGTGGGTGCTGCAAGAGGCGGCGGCGGCGCCTTACGGGCGAAAAACTGGCCCGGAAATCGGTTCTAAGGCCGCAAATTGACATGCCCTTCCAGGTCATGTGTCTGCGTTCCAGCCGGATGCTTCGGCGACAGTCGGCTTGTATGGGGAGTCGGCTTGTGATGGGGACGAAGAAACCGCGCGCCATCGGGGCGTACTCGGGCGAGGTGAACGCCAACATCCACAAGGCCCTTGGCTGCGTGGGCACGATCCTCGACGGCGCCATCCGCGACGTGGACGAGATGAACAACGCCGGGTTCAAAGCCTTGGCCCGGCGGATGTGCGTCGGCCACGCCCATTCCTGGCCGGTGCGCTGGAATTGCGAGATCGAGGTCTTTGGCCGAAAGATCAAGCCAGGCCAGCTCATTCATGCAGACAAACACGGCTTCCTCGCGATTCCCGATGAGGACGCGCCGCGCGTGCCGCGGCAGGCCAGACGCGGGATGAACTGCTGGCGAGCCTGGAGCATGCCTTCGCCAAGTTTGGCGGCGCTGCCCAGGAGAAGTTCCAGCGCAAGGGCGAGTATTGAAAGGCCATCGTGTTACTGGACGATTACACTGAGTCTTTGAAAGGCATGGTTTGACCAACATGAAAACGATCAACGAAAAGAGCGCCGGCTATGCCTGGCTGGTGGTGGCGCTGCTGGTGCCCGTGGCGCTGCTCAACTATCTCGACCGCCAGATGCTGGCCGCCATGAAGTTCTCGGTCATGGGCGACATCCCGGACATCGGCACCGAGGCGAACTGGGGCAAGATTCTGGCCTTCTTCAAGTGGACCTACGCGATCTGCAGCCCGATCGGCGGTTATCTGGCTGACCGGTTCAGCCGCCGGCACGTCATTGCCTGGAGCCTGGTGGTGTGGTCGGCGGTGACCTGGGCGACGGGCCATGTGCAGACCTACGACCAATTGCTGCTGACCCGGGCGCTCATGGGCATCAGCGAGGCGATTTACATCCCCGCCGCCCTGGCGTTGGTCTCGGAGTATCATCTTGGCCCGACGCGTTCGCGAGCCGTGGGATTTCACCAGATGGGCATTTACGCGGGCGTGATCGTGGGCGGGTTCAGCGGCTACGCGGCGGATCATCCGTCGCTGGGCTGGCGGTGGATGTTCGACTTCTGCGGGATTGTGGGCGTGTTGTATGCCGTGCCGCTGTTCCTGCTGCTGCGGAATCCGCCGGTGGCCGCCGGCCAGGCCGCCGAACCTCGCACCTCGCCCCGCGCCGTGCTGCACGAACTGCTGGGCAACCGGTCGTTCATCCTCCTGGTTTTATATTTCACG contains:
- a CDS encoding MFS transporter yields the protein MKTINEKSAGYAWLVVALLVPVALLNYLDRQMLAAMKFSVMGDIPDIGTEANWGKILAFFKWTYAICSPIGGYLADRFSRRHVIAWSLVVWSAVTWATGHVQTYDQLLLTRALMGISEAIYIPAALALVSEYHLGPTRSRAVGFHQMGIYAGVIVGGFSGYAADHPSLGWRWMFDFCGIVGVLYAVPLFLLLRNPPVAAGQAAEPRTSPRAVLHELLGNRSFILLVLYFTLPAMAGWIVRDWMPAILKAEFGIGQGKAGVSATLYWMVACIFGAFVSGWLADRWSRRNPRGRIYTSALGMVCISVAMFGVGYSPQTGLLLVAVAFLVLFGLGWGFFDTNNMPILCQIARPHLRATGYGIMNFVSIGCGGLADWWFGILRDWKVPLMAIFGIFASVALVSVVLVLLIKPRDTESGQTPLTH